AAAAAAATTTCCCAAAATGGGAAAAATATTTCCTTTCGGTCAGGCCCCGCTTCTCCGGAGTTTGGGGTTCAGGCGGGAGGCTTTCTCGTGGATCCATGAGCGTCATTTCCCACCATGCCTTGGGTGTGGTCATACTGCAGGAGGACCCGCATTTCATGGGATCGTAGATCTTGATCCAGGAAGGGGCTTCCGGGGTATGCACGTAAATCCAGCCCGCGCCGTGTTTGCGGGACTTGATTTCCTCCGACCGATCCGAGAGGAAAAGAGAGGCTTCGCTTCCTTTGGAAAGAAAAAGGGATTTCATCCCTTTCTCCGGGGAATGGATATACCAAGGGCCGATCATTTTGATCTTCTCGATCAGTTCATCTACACGCTCCCATGTGAGGAGTCCTGTCAGCGGCCTTGAGTTATTGGACATTATTTATTACATATCACAAATAAGGCAGAAATTCAAGAACGGGCTTTTTATTTGAGAATGGTTTTGAGGCGTTTCATGACCGCCATATCGCTCTCTGTAACATTGAGCCCTGATTGCATGGTATACACAAACACCGAATCCTTGAGAACGATCTTCCCATCCTCTATTTTAGAACCTGTTCAGTCCAGTAGAAAAAAAGAGGGGCAGTCTTTGAGAGCCCGGTCGAACGTCGCTGTCACATCACATCCTTTGGCATGGTTCATCCTGCCGATAAGATAGTCGGCAAGATCAGCGCTTCCGTTTCTGTAATCGTGGATTGACTGGCGGACGATATCTTTAGATTCAATGTATATTATTTTCTCATGAACCGGCTCTTGATGGCTTTTGCCATCTCTTCTCCAGAGACGGCTTTCATGCCAGGCTTGTGCAATATACCCTCAAGCTCCTTGACATCCAGTGTCGCCGGTTCCAGAACGACTTTCCCGCTTTCTTCCACAATAAAATCAATCTTGTCGCCCGGCTGAAGCTTCAGATATTTTCTGATCTTTTTCGGTATGGTCGTCTGTCCCTTCACGGTCACGGTTGAAACAGCCATACATTTTCCTTTCAAATTTATTATTTTCTTACCTAATAGTAAGGAAAAAGATTACTTTTGTTAAGATCTTCTTCTGAGGTTCAAAAGCTCTGCTATGATTTTAACCACCACCTTCTTGACCCGTTCAGGCGTATCCCCGATGATCAGGGAGGGCATATGGGCGTCATGGGGAAAGAAGGCGGCAAACACGCCGGCGCACAGCTCCACGCGGGCCGGTCCCGGATAAGGGCGGCTGAAAAATTCCGCGTCCTTGGATTCATCGTACGGCATATCGGTTTTAAGTCCATGGACCGGGAACCACTCAATCCCTTCCCGGCCGAGAAGCACGGTTTGAACATCCACATATTTCCGGTGCGCCTCAAGCACAGCCGATCCGAGGTTGCGGGTTTCATAACTCATAATCCGTGCGAAGATTTCGTCCCCCTGCAGAGGGTACTCCCCTTCTTCAATATCGGGTGTCAGGGATATCAGAAAATCAAAGGCTTTGTTCCAGGCCGAACCCAGATGATAATATCTCCAGTGCCGCAGCTCATCAACGATCATATAT
The Nitrospirae bacterium CG2_30_53_67 DNA segment above includes these coding regions:
- a CDS encoding AbrB family transcriptional regulator, whose product is MAVSTVTVKGQTTIPKKIRKYLKLQPGDKIDFIVEESGKVVLEPATLDVKELEGILHKPGMKAVSGEEMAKAIKSRFMRK